Proteins from a genomic interval of Schistocerca cancellata isolate TAMUIC-IGC-003103 chromosome 8, iqSchCanc2.1, whole genome shotgun sequence:
- the LOC126094745 gene encoding myogenesis-regulating glycosidase-like — protein sequence MAKAVWAVFLLLLGMLGASEASRLSTRYDENSGEILIVSNEDGLEIQLAYIPVDRTSRSSTPRHVRYFNGEVFDFGNSNITIQRQDRAGRCLGVYQWVNTPKTVLKSCQNHLTSHIYGGTESTKQVFLTEQRVYDNYAFVTNQTQYAGIATRYWLFSDGRFVRVHSNVPLFIDQNTDQSPDALCFTAKNQSPYPEDRPDNLLQWDICSFGNAREAHEHAVQKYLGKPAGVPDERMVTHPVWATLARYDIGVNDSLVRDLANEIIANGFKNSNIEIDDIWETCYGSLTFDPNLFRDIRALTDELHSLGFRVTLWVHPFLNRGCEPYYSEAVEKGYLVSNVNGSTITRWYHGVTGVVDFTNPEAVTWWTSRLWALRNESGIDSFDFGYGEVSFLPKPSTIEPVERNPVAFSDAYAKVISQFGPMVQIETSVDNQQLPNYFVMDKMRSDWTNHHGFKTLIPKLLQLNLVGYPFVIGEMVGGGNSKTWSELYVRWLQASVFMPVVKYSFTPWDFDNETLEICRSLTDLHTQYAPRILELMQKAVEDGTPVNLPVWWLDPTDSTAQTIDSEYLLGEDVLVAPVLHRNSVRRDIYLPKGTWRDEADPEHPTIQGPTWLRKYPAPLNTLPYFTRISSS from the exons ATGGCTAAAG CTGTGTGGGcggtgttcctgctgctgctggggATGTTGGGGGCGTCAGAAGCGTCCCGCCTCAGCACCCGCTACGACGAGAACAGCGGGGAGATCCTGATAGTGTCCAACGAAG ATGGTTTGGAAATCCAACTGGCGTACATCCCAGTAGACAGGACGAGTCGCTCTTCCACACCACGGCATGTCAGATATTTTAATGGAGAAGTTTTTGACTTTGGTAACAGCAATATCACCATCCAGCGCCAAGACAGAGCTGGCCGTTGCCTCGGTGTCTATCAGTGGGTGAACACACCCAAGACGGTTCTCAAAAGCTGCCAGAACCACCTCACCAGCCACATTTACGGTGGTACCGAGTCTACCAAACAGGTTTTTCTGACTGAGCAGAGAGTGTATGACAACTACGCGTTCGTCACCAACCAGACGCAGTATGCAGGCATCGCTACACGCTACTGGCTGTTCTCCGACGGAAGATTCGTACGCGTCCATTCCAACGTTCCCCTTTTTATTGACCAAAACACAGATCAGTCACCGGATGCATTATGTTTCACGGCCAAGAACCAGAGTCCCTACCCAGAAGACCGACCAGACAACCTCTTACAGTGGGATATCTGCTCATTCGGAAACGCTAGGGAGGCCCACGAACACGCAGTCCAGAAGTACCTAGGGAAGCCGGCCGGAGTCCCAGACGAGCGCATGGTCACACACCCGGTCTGGGCCACACTGGCGCGCTACGACATCGGCGTCAACGACTCTTTAGTGAGGGACCTGGCCAACGAGATAATCGCCAATGGATTTAAGAACAGcaacatcgaaatagacgacattTGGGAGACCTGCTACGGCAGCCTCACGTTTGACCCAAACCTTTTCCGGGACATACGGGCTCTCACAGATGAATTACACTCTCTGGGCTTCCGCGTGACGCTGTGGGTTCACCCATTTTTGAACCGAGGCTGCGAGCCGTACTATTCGGAAGCTGTGGAGAAGGGCTACCTTGTGTCCAACGTGAACGGCAGCACCATCACGCGCTGGTACCATGGAGTCACCGGTGTTGTCGACTTTACCAATCCTGAGGCAGTGACTTGGTGGACCAGTCGACTGTGG GCTCTTCGCAACGAGTCAGGGATCGACTCGTTTGATTTTGGCTATGGCGAGGTAAGTTTCTTGCCGAAGCCGTCCACCATAGAGCCCGTAGAGCGAAACCCAGTGGCCTTCAGCGACGCGTATGCGAAGGTGATCTCGCAGTTTGGGCCCATGGTGCAGATAGAGACCAGCGTGGACAACCAGCAGCTGCCCAACTACTTTGTGATGGACAAAATGAGGAGCGACTGGACCAACCATCACGGTTTCAAGACGCTGATACCCAAGCTGCTGCAGCTCAACTTGGTCGGCTACCCTTTCGTTATCGGAGAGATGGTGGGCGGCGGCAACAGCAAGACGTGGTCCGAGCTGTACGTGCGCTGGCTTCAGGCCAGTGTCTTCATGCCGGTCGTAAAGTACTCCTTCACACCGTGGGACTTTGACAACGAG ACGCTGGAGATCTGCCGCAGCCTGACCGATCTGCACACGCAGTACGCGCCACGAATCCTGGAGCTGATGCAGAAGGCGGTGGAGGACGGCACGCCGGTCAACCTGCCCGTCTGGTGGCTCGACCCCACCGACTCCACTGCACAGACCATCGACTCAG AGTACCTGCTGGGCGAAGATGTCCTGGTGGCGCCGGTGCTGCACCGCAACTCGGTGCGCCGTGACATCTACCTGCCGAAGGGCACCTGGAGGGACGAGGCCGACCCGGAGCA